A genomic stretch from Erigeron canadensis isolate Cc75 chromosome 9, C_canadensis_v1, whole genome shotgun sequence includes:
- the LOC122583139 gene encoding uncharacterized protein LOC122583139: protein MDDDNVNFDYQYETDSDVSNDNVTLISKLDLGSPLHLHPNDSSTLSIVSIKLKGTENYKVWSCAMILALESKNKIGFIDGTCRRSNTDEVLGRQWDRCNAVVISWILNSIAEELYLGQIFFGKASLIWKELKEAYDKVDGSVTFNLHHKINSLCQNGMPIADYYHKLNALWKQFDALIQLPRCTCHAAADFSKNNQLLKLMQFLMGLDDIYMHVRSNILTKDPLPDVKTAYSLISREESHRGISSSSMSQKSQNSVFASKFVNKGNTASNLFQRNNKNSVTQSGYRNQSSVVREHFGFNGHTMEKCFKLIGYPSDFGKKKGFQKKVSNNSVATPQSSDGNVQFSDEQLARIVSMIKESTQEKNVVTNMAGHPNGTYAYIQKIGNLKLTKTLTLFDVFAVPEYCVSLLSVHKLAKDSKMSVLFDDYKCYILNQDLSAMKVLGIGNQCDGLYYICDESEGELVHLDVWGPYKVIGRGGFGYFLTIVGDYSRVVWVYLLKSKDEVFANVVVFFNLLKNQFGKTIKTLRSDNGTEFINNSFVQFVETNGIVHRTFVAYSPQQNGIVERKHRHLLNLARSLMFQGGIPLSLWPECILTATYLINRLPSSVLLGKSPYELVFGHVPSLSHLRSFGCLVFAKTLNNFDNFSSRSIKCIMLGYSNRKKAYKLMSLDDRKIFFSRDVKFFEDKFPLKENLNNSTDNTISDNSIDQLSIFEQNEYPNTSYDEVRENAYPSSEGSDPSHSGSVTEDITNEEVVAATHEDNENNSEGDVIAENDNDFVANENAENDNDLIVNDMID from the exons GAGAATTACAAGGTGTGGAGCTGTGCAATGATTTTGGCTTTagaatcaaaaaataaaattggattTATTGATGGTACATGTAGGAGATCTAATACTGATGAGGTTCTAGGTAGACAATGGGATAGATGCAATGCTGTTGTAATTTCTTGGATTTTGAATTCTATTGCTGAAGAATTGTATCTAGGTCAAATTTTTTTTGGGAAAGCATCTTTAATCTGGAAAGAACTTAAAGAAGCTTACGATAAAGTTGATGGTTCTGTCACATTTAATCTTCATCATAAAATTAACTCTTTGTGTCAGAATGGTATGCCTATTGCTGATTATTATCATAAGTTGAATGCATTGTGGAAACAGTTTGATGCTCTTATTCAATTGCCTAGATGTACTTGTCATGCTGCTGCTGATTTCTCTAAGAATAATCAATTGTTGAAACTTATGCAGTTTTTAATGggtcttgatgatatatatatgcatgttagAAGTAACATTTTAACTAAAGATCCTTTGCCTGATGTAAAAACTGCTTATTCTTTGATCTCTAGAGAAGAATCTCATAGAgggatttcttcttcttctatgtctcaaaaatctcaaaattctGTGTTTGCTTCTAAATTTGTTAATAAAGGGAATACTGCTTCAAATCTATTTCAAAGAAATAATAAGAATTCTGTAACTCAATCTGGTTATAGAAATCAGTCTTCTGTTGTTCGTGAACACTTTGGTTTTAATGGTCATACTATGGAAAAATGTTTTAAGTTGATTGGTTATCCAAGtgattttggaaagaaaaaaggttttcaaaaaaagGTTTCAAATAATTCTGTTGCTACACCACAAAGTAGTGATGGAAATGTCCAGTTTTCTGATGAACAGCTTGCTAGGATTGTTTCTATGATCAAAGAGTCTACTCAAGAAAAGAATGTTGTTACTAATATGGCAG GACACCCTAATGGTACTTATGCATATATTCAGAAAATTGGAAATCTTAAATTAACTAAAACTTTAACTTTGTTTGATGTTTTCGCTGTTCCTGAATATTGTGTTAGTTTACTATCTGTTCATAAACTTGCTAAAGATAGTAAGATGTCAGTTCTCTTTGATGATTATAAGTGTTACATTTTGAATCAGGATTTGAGTGCAATGAAAGTTCTGGGGATTGGTAATCAGTGTGAtggattatattatatttgtgaTGAATCTGAAG GTGAACTTGTTCATTTGGATGTTTGGGGACCTTATAAAGTTATTGGCAGAGGTGGTTTTGGATATTTTCTTACTATTGTTGGTGATTATAGCAGGGTAGTTTGGGTTTATCTTTTGAAATCTAAAGATGAAGTGTTTGCTAATGTTGTAGTTTTCTTTAATCTATTAAAAAATCAGTTTGGAAAAACCATTAAAACtttgagaagtgataatgggACAGAGTTTATTAATAATTCATTTGTTCAGTTTGTTGAAACTAATGGGATTGTTCACCGAACTTTTGTTGCTTATAgtcctcaacaaaatggaattGTGGAAAGGAAACATAGACATCTTCTTAATTTGGCTAGATCTCTTATGTTTCAGGGGGGAATACCTCTTAGTCTTTGGCCTGAATGTATCTTAACTGCTACTTACTTGATTAACAGGTTGCCATCTTCTGTGCTTTTAGGAAAGTCTCCTTATGAGTTAGTCTTTGGACATGTTCCTTCTCTCTCACATCTTAGGTCTTTTGGTTGTCTTGTTTTTgcaaaaactttaaataattttgataacttttcaagtaGGTCTATTAAATGTATCATGTTAGGTTACTCTAATAGAAAGAAAGCTTATAAGTTGATGTCACTTGATgatagaaaaatatttttttcaagaGATGTTAAGTTTTTTGAAGATAAATTTCCTTTAAAAGAAAACCTTAATAACAGTACTGATAATACTATTAGTGATAATAGTATTGATCAGTTATCAATTTTTGAACAAAATGAGTATCCTAACACATCCTATGATGAAGTGAGAGAGAATGCATATCCTAGTAGTGAAGGCAGTGACCCTTCTCATTCTGGCAGTGTCACTGAAGACATTACCAATGAGGAGGTTGTTGCAGCAACACATGAGGATAATGAAAATAATTCTGAGGGTGATGTAATTGctgaaaatgataatgattttGTTGCTAATGAAAATGctgaaaatgataatgatcTTATTGTTAatgatatgattgattaa